In the Carassius auratus strain Wakin unplaced genomic scaffold, ASM336829v1 scaf_tig00044150, whole genome shotgun sequence genome, one interval contains:
- the LOC113086839 gene encoding LOW QUALITY PROTEIN: uncharacterized protein LOC113086839 (The sequence of the model RefSeq protein was modified relative to this genomic sequence to represent the inferred CDS: deleted 1 base in 1 codon) — translation MNREVRLLLRARDAAFRSGDWEAYSSARANLRKGICQAKLTQKIEEFFRPPAYVLSTNPVNYLSHSPPQMFTLHKVNAQKAAGPDRIPGCVLKARPPRSRRFHLLPRLPATDFSDFFSGMSLSIHNASPGNSLSRACPAACGALIAAKDLHPFCVVCLGLKHAQEALENAENCSHCLMLPKNVLRRRLKVAATQCSELGFTDSDLGPGDDDALPGDSRGASSLVWADQPNPAFPEEDIFAGNLMLADEPAGSADEDDATLLGVSEDEDAIPPSGVPQASGHAALPQSILLEVCERAAARLNIEWPVPQSATDQERDIYDGKVLGSPPGPGKQLFPVLPACAKHMRHNWSEPLDFKHGLSGLEVKDMAAHGMGDPPAIEPSIARHLNPAQGGLLAPPKPVLPNKLDRFSASVHQAAYKSSALAVRALNVSSLLSAYQAEILDELGQQLKKRTPSLHLWKEILTVNDLVLRNARQAVQACGRSMALSVVGERALWLNLSGLPDSEKRRIAGASMEPDRALFGPAVALMQQRCDDKKKEDEAFKLCLPKGKNRLPPRPRLEDHLTLTPSTRNVSGLPDVRLMEASSPRSWATSPSDSLPVPGPPFKRRRVSRGWIDTSSFEAAQPMCLMNGVCSPLTFRGSVVRKSAKAVSPHRIHSVPLTQPIKALAPVFPQHKTHRKTKNTLKQTNQMNSLWREDLSPQRESISPRREEICLNPCMLPLVCPLDGAIASQINQLGLHSPAAARVGTLANHEWAWRTVSAPEWVMRTILQGYRLQFSMKPPHFNGVLSSHTEENASHILKEEISSLLNKGAIQMVPPTLMNQGFYSRYFLVPKKDGALRPILDLRVLNKHLRKYNFRMLTHGSLARAIKPNDWFTSVDLKDAFFHISIYPPHRKFLRFAYQGTCYEFTVLPFGLSLSPRCFCLCAEAGLAPMRMSGLRILTYIDDWLIIAESKEKVLQDTCRVLTHITSLGFRVNVSKSNFTPSQNVIFLGLELNSVSMRARLSQERVLSLMNCLSQFREGAKVQYRTCLRLQGLMASSIQVVPLGLLRMRAFMKWVLLLHFSPTRDLCRSVIVTRACSAALRHWKSADFYAHGTPLGTVMMRKVVTTDASLTGWGATQEGRTVNGLWPSRLRSAHINYLELMAVWKALNHFLPRLQGHHVLVRCDNTTTVAYINRQGGVRSSKLHALAYKLLVWSGWVFLSLRATHVPGLLNRGADLLSRGNPIYGDWRLHPQIVDMLWMRFGQATVDLFASRENYHCPMFFSLKDVDAPLGVDALAHPWPRVLLYAFPPLCLIIPTLARVREQGLSLILIAPRWPKAPWLAEIIPLLYAEPWRLPPRTDLLSQANGEIYHPHPDRVALWAWPVRGRT, via the exons GGCCGCCGCGCTCTCGTCGTTTTCACCTGCTCCCACGGCTGCCCGCCACGGATTTTTCCGATTTCTTCTCCGGTATGTCGCTTTCTATACATAACGCTTCTCCGGGGAATAGCCTATCACGGGCCTGCCCGGCCGCGTGTGGAGCACTCATCGCTGCTAAGGACCTTCACCCGTTCTGCGTGGTTTGCTTGGGCCTTAAACACGCTCAAGAAGCTTTGGAGAACGCGGAAAATTGCAGTCATTGCCTTATGCTGCCCAAAAATGTTTTACGACGCCGTCTTAAGGTTGCAGCGACCCAGTGCTCCGAGCTCGGTTTTACTGACTCAGATCTGGGACCCGGTGACGACGACGCGCTACCGGGGGACTCCCGGGGCGCCTCCTCTCTTGTTTGGGCTGACCAGCCCAATCCCGCATTCCCCGAAGAGGACATCTTCGCGGGCAACCTCATGCTCGCCGACGAACCGGCCGGTTCCGCCGATGAGGATGATGCAACCCTTCTCGGGGTCTCAGAGGACGAGGATGCCATCCCGCCCTCTGGCGTTCCCCAGGCTAGCGGCCACGCAGCCCTGCCTCAGTCCATCCTCCTGGAAGTGTGTGAGCGAGCGGCCGCTCGCCTCAACATTGAGTGGCCGGTTCCACAGAGCGCCACCGACCAGGAGAGGGATATTTACGACGGAAAAGTGTTGGGATCTCCTCCCGGTCCGGGGAAACAACTCTTCCCCGTCCTTCCAGCGTGCGCTAAGCATATGAGGCACAACTGGAGCGAACCGCTCGACTTCAAACACGGCCTTTCGGGCCTTGAAGTAAAGGATATGGCAGCTCATGGTATGGGCGACCCCCCCGCTATCGAGCCTTCCATCGCCAGGCACCTTAACCCCGCTCAGGGCGGGCTGCTCGCTCCCCCTAAGCCGGTCTTGCCCAACAAGCTGGACCGTTTTTCTGCCTCAGTTCACCAGGCCGCATACAAGTCCTCGGCCTTGGCAGTCAGGGCCCTGAACGTCTCGTCTCTCCTCTCCGCTTACCAGGCGGAGATTTTGGACGAATTAGGGCAACAGCTAAAAAAGCGAACTCCTTCTCTACACTTGTGGAAGGAGATCCTCACGGTGAACGACCTCGTCCTTCGTAATGCTCGCCAGGCCGTCCAAGCCTGCGGGCGCTCTATGGCGCTTTCTGTGGTGGGAGAGCGCGCGCTCTGGCTTAACCTGTCAGGCCTTCCTGACAGTGAGAAGCGGCGCATCGCGGGCGCGTCGATGGAGCCCGATCGGGCTCTGTTCGGCCCCGCCGTCGCATTGATGCAACAACGGTGTGACGACAAAAAGAAGGAGGACGAGGCCTTCAAGTTATGTCTTCCTAAGGGGAAAAATCGACTCCCGCCGCGGCCGCGGCTGGAGGACCATCTAACCCTAACCCCATCGACTCGAAACGTAAGCGGCCTGCCTGATGTTCGATTGATGGAGGCATCGAGTCCGCGTTCATGGGCCACGAGCCCTTCGGACTCTCTCCCTGTCCCAGGACCCCCGTTCAAAAGACGCAGGGTCTCCCGCGGATGGATCGATACCTCTTCGTTCGAGGCTGCCCAGCCCATGTGTTTAATGAACGGTGTGTGTTCCCCCCTCACGTTCAGGGGGTCTGTTGTGAGGAAAAGTGCAAAAGCAGTGTCACCACACCGCATACACTCTGTTCCCCTCACCCAACCAATAAAGGCTTTGGCCCCAGTGTTTCcccaacacaaaacacacagaaaaacaaaaaacacattaaaacaaacgAATCAAATGAATTCGTTATGGAGAGAGGATCTCTCTCCGCAGAGAGAGTCCATCTCCCCGCGGAGAGAGGAAATCTGTCTGAACCCCTGCATGTTGCCCCTGGtgtgtccactagatggcgccatTGCATCACAAATAAACCAGCTGGGCTTACACAGCCCCGCTGCAGCTCGGGTGGGAACACTTGCAAATCACGAATGGGCTTGGCGAACTGTTTCGGCTCCCGAGTGGGTGATGCGTACTATATTGCAGGGATACAGACTGCAGTTTTCAATGAAACCCCCGCATTTCAACGGCGTTCTCTCTTCACACACAGAAGAGAACGCCTCAcacattctgaaagaggaaatatCCTCCCTCCTAAACAAGGGAGCGATTCAGATGGTGCCCCCCACTCTGATGAATCAGGGATTTTATTCTCGTTATTTCCTGGTCCCAAAAAAGGACGGCGCTCTCCGCCCTATTCTGGACCTTCGTGTGTTAAACAAACATTTGAGGAAATACAATTTCAGAATGCTGACTCATGGCTCGCTCGCCCGTGCCATAAAACCGAACGACTGGTTCACATCGgtcgacctgaaagatgctttctTCCATATAAGCATTTATCCGCCACACAGGAAGTTTCTTCGTTTCGCCTACCAAGGCACATGTTACGAATTCACAGTTCTGCCGTTTGGGCTCAGTCTAAGCCCCcggtgtttctgtctgtgtgcgGAGGCGGGTTTAGCACCCATGAGAATGTCAGGTCTGAGGATTCTGACATACATAGACGATTGGCTAATCATAGCCGAATCGAAAGAGAAAGTGTTGCAGGACACCTGCCGTGTGCTCACGCACATCACATCTCTCGGGTTCAGAGTGAATGTGAGCAAGAGCAATTTTACACCCAGTCAGAATGTCATTTTCCTGGGTTTGGAGTTGAACTCAGTCTCCATGCGAGCGCGTCTCTCTCAAGAGCGCGTTCTCTCTCTAATGAACTGTCTGTCGCAGTTCAGAGAGGGGGCGAAAGTACAATATCGCACATGCCTCAGGCTGCAGGGTCTTATGGCTTCATCAATCCAGGTTGTACCGCTGGgactcctgagaatgagagcgttCATGAAATGGGTTTTGTTACTACATTTCAGCCCGACGCGCGATCTTTGCCGCTCTGTAATAGTGACGCGCGCCTGCTCGGCAGCCTTGCGCCACTGGAAGAGCGCAGACTTTTACGCACATGGAACCCCTCTGGGGACAGTTATGATGCGGAAAGTTGTGACGACAGATGCGTCCTTAACAGGCTGGGGCGCCACCCAGGAGGGCAGAACGGTGAACGGTCTGTGGCCGAGCAGACTACGTTCAGCGCACATAAATTATTTAGAGCTTATGGCCGTATGGAAAGCTCTGAATCATTTTCTGCCTCGCCTGCAGGGACATCATGTGCTCGTACGCTGCGACAATACCACGACAGTGGCTTATATCAACCGTCAGGGCGGCGTGCGCTCGTCGAAACTTCACGCTCTAGCTTACAAGCTTCTAGTGTGGAGCGGATGGGTTTTCCTGTCGTTACGCGCGACTCATGTTCCCGGCCTTCTAAACAGAGGCGCGGATCTTCTATCAAGGGGAAACCCAATCTACGGAGATTGGCGCCTTCACCCGCAGATAGTGGACATGTTATGGATGAGATTTGGACAGGCAACCGTAGATCTATTCGCCTCGCGCGAAAACTACCATTGTCCTATGTTCTTCTCGCTAAAGGACGTGGACGCACCCCTCGGGGTAGATGCACTGGCCCACCCGTGGCCCAGAGTGCTGCTGTATGCCTTTCCTCCCCTGTGCCTGATAATTCCTACACTGGCCAGGGTGAGAGAGCAGGGCCTGTCTCTCATTCTGATAGCACCCAGGTGGCCCAAAGCACCATGGCTGGCGGAGATAATCCCTCTGTTATATGCCGAGCCGTGGCGCCTC CCCCCCCGCACAGATCTTTTGTCCCAAGCGAACGGGGAGATTTATCACCCACACCCGGACAGGGTGGCTCTTTGGGCGTGGCCCGTGAGAGGACGAACCTAA